One window from the genome of Pyrus communis chromosome 16, drPyrComm1.1, whole genome shotgun sequence encodes:
- the LOC137720188 gene encoding probable mediator of RNA polymerase II transcription subunit 26c, with amino-acid sequence MDHDDFRTILESSEVDIWTFMDTAIAVASADYGTELKHRRDGIVERLYATTSVPPQCPNCDADGPNGHNGNQPKAVSPYTPQSVGGDGGEEDEEELDPYAGLFDDEQKKILDIKKQLEDPYQSEDTLVELLQTLADMEISVQELKEADIGKHVSQLRKQHPSDVVRRLAKQIVNKWKGIVNEWVKLHGEQQSSSTMVDEDSPQQKIPHNGLHQVPDFAYSPNPHNGSSGSDKNNSEPERKSKAVPRRDAPPKPTQLTPVSAAAPPQNRQMGQKESNFDSDRLASARRRLQANYKEAENAKRQRTIQVMDIHEIPKPKNSFIARNKGGGGGGGGGGSGSHQGRHW; translated from the exons ATGGACCATGACGACTTTCGGACCATCTTAGAAAGTTCGGAAGTGGATATATGGACGTTCATGGACACTGCCATAGCTGTCGCTTCGGCTGATTATGGCACTGAGCTCAAGCACCGGAGGGATGGCATTGTCGAGCGCCTCTATGCCACAACTTCCGTTCCGCCTCAATGCCCAAACTGCGACGCTGATGGGCCTAATGGGCACAATGGTAACCAGCCCAAAGCAGTTTCACCGTACACTCCGCAGTCTGTTGGTGGAGATGGTGgtgaggaggatgaggaggagtTGGATCCCTACGCAGGGTTGTTCGATGATGAGCAGAAGAAGATTCTAGACATCAAGAAGCAGCTTGAGGATCCTTATCAG TCTGAGGATACATTGGTTGAGTTGCTTCAAACTCTAGCAGATATGGAAATATCAGTCCAAGAACTTAAG GAGGCTGATattggaaagcatgtgagtcAATTGCGGAAGCAGCATCCAAGCGATGTTGTTAGGCGATTGGCAAAGCAAATTGTCAA tAAATGGAAAGGTATTGTGAATGAATGGGTCAAGTTACATGGAGAGCAACAATCATCTTCAACCATGG TTGATGAAGACTCACCACAGCAGAAAATTCCCCACAACGGACTTCACCAG GTTCCTGATTTTGCATACTCTCCAAATCCTCACA ATGGGAGTTCTGGGTCAGACAAGAACAATTCAGAACCAGAACGCAAGTCAAAGGCAGTTCCTAGAAGGGATGCTCCACCAAAACCTACACAATTGACCCCTGTGTCTGCTGCTGCTCCTCCTCAAAAT AGACAGATGGGGCAGAAGGAAAGCAATTTTGACTCTGATAGATTGGCTTCTGCAAGAAGACGACTGCAGGCAAATTACAAAGAAGCTGAAAATG CCAAAAGGCAGAGAACAATTCAAGTGATGGACATCCATGAGATACCAAAGCCGAAGAATTCTTTCATTGCGAGGAACAAAGGCGGCggaggaggcggaggaggaggcggAAGTGGCTCTCATCAAGGCAGGCATTGGTGA